One Mesorhizobium sp. J428 DNA segment encodes these proteins:
- a CDS encoding gamma-glutamyltransferase family protein has product MNAIPHSGFLTRPQIEGTFGVVASTHWIPSAVAMGILERDGNAFDAAAAAGFTLQMVEPHLNGPAGEVPIMVYDRRKNRPEVICGQGVAPDAATIERFESMGLDLVPGTGLMAACVPGSFDAWMLLLRDYGTMSLRDILEPAIHYARKGVPVIPRIESSVASMRPVFEKYWPGSAAVYIPGGNAPRRGGLHTNARAADTYERILGEAEAAGGNRERQIEAARNAWYRGFVAEAIDNFCRKGDVLDAEGNPHRGLLTGDDMARWSAAIEQPVSTTFRNFEIFKPGFWSQGPVMLQQLALLEGFQLETLGPNSAEFVHTVVECSKLAFADREAFYGDPDFVDVPAELLLSRSYAEERRKLVGDAASAELLSGRMGDTDWQRHLEALGRRKEMAGAGAGEPTVAGTGEPTVADVVAERGDTVHIDVIDRHGNMVAATPSGGWLQSSPLIPSLGFPLGTRAQMFWLERGLPSSLAPRKRPRTTLSSSIAFRDGEPYMVWGTPGGDQQDQWSLQIFLRHAVFGLNLQEAIEQPGWHSEHFPASFWPRAARPKVLVVEGRFPAHTIAELRKRGHEVEIGADWSEGRLCAASRTGTILRAGADPRSTQGYALGR; this is encoded by the coding sequence ATGAATGCAATTCCCCATTCCGGCTTCCTGACGCGGCCGCAAATCGAAGGGACGTTCGGCGTGGTCGCTTCGACCCACTGGATTCCGAGCGCCGTCGCAATGGGAATCCTTGAAAGGGACGGAAACGCGTTCGACGCCGCGGCTGCGGCGGGCTTCACGTTGCAGATGGTTGAGCCGCATCTCAACGGACCGGCGGGCGAAGTGCCGATCATGGTGTATGACAGGCGCAAGAACCGCCCGGAAGTGATCTGCGGCCAGGGCGTGGCACCCGACGCGGCGACCATAGAACGCTTCGAGAGCATGGGACTCGATCTGGTTCCCGGGACCGGACTGATGGCGGCCTGTGTCCCTGGCTCGTTCGATGCCTGGATGCTGCTGCTGCGCGACTACGGCACAATGTCCCTGCGGGATATCCTCGAGCCTGCAATCCACTATGCCCGCAAAGGCGTGCCGGTCATTCCGCGCATCGAATCCTCCGTCGCCAGCATGAGGCCGGTGTTCGAGAAATACTGGCCCGGCTCGGCGGCAGTCTATATCCCCGGCGGAAACGCCCCGCGCCGCGGCGGGCTGCACACCAATGCGCGGGCCGCCGATACCTATGAACGGATCCTGGGTGAGGCAGAGGCCGCCGGCGGCAATCGCGAACGGCAGATCGAGGCAGCCCGCAATGCCTGGTATCGCGGCTTCGTTGCCGAAGCGATCGACAACTTCTGCCGCAAGGGCGACGTGCTCGACGCGGAGGGCAACCCGCACCGTGGCCTGCTGACCGGTGACGACATGGCCCGCTGGTCTGCGGCGATCGAACAACCCGTCTCGACCACCTTCCGGAACTTCGAGATTTTCAAGCCGGGCTTCTGGAGCCAGGGACCGGTGATGTTGCAGCAACTTGCGCTGCTCGAAGGGTTTCAGCTCGAAACGCTGGGACCCAACAGCGCCGAGTTCGTCCACACGGTCGTCGAATGCTCCAAGCTCGCCTTCGCCGACCGCGAAGCATTTTACGGCGACCCGGATTTCGTCGACGTGCCGGCGGAACTGCTCCTTTCACGCAGCTATGCCGAGGAGCGGAGGAAGCTGGTGGGCGACGCCGCATCTGCCGAACTGCTGTCGGGTCGAATGGGCGACACGGATTGGCAACGGCATCTCGAAGCCCTCGGCCGGCGAAAGGAAATGGCGGGGGCAGGCGCGGGCGAACCCACGGTCGCAGGAACGGGGGAGCCCACGGTGGCCGACGTGGTCGCGGAGCGTGGCGACACGGTGCATATCGACGTGATCGACCGGCACGGCAACATGGTTGCGGCCACGCCCAGCGGCGGATGGTTGCAGAGTTCGCCCCTTATTCCGTCGCTCGGTTTCCCTCTTGGCACGCGCGCGCAGATGTTCTGGCTGGAACGCGGCCTTCCCTCCTCGCTCGCACCGCGCAAGCGTCCGCGCACCACCCTGTCCAGCTCGATCGCGTTTCGCGATGGAGAGCCATATATGGTCTGGGGCACACCCGGCGGCGACCAGCAGGACCAGTGGAGCCTGCAGATATTCCTGCGTCACGCAGTCTTCGGCCTCAACCTCCAGGAAGCGATCGAACAGCCTGGCTGGCACAGCGAGCATTTTCCTGCCTCGTTCTGGCCGCGCGCGGCAAGACCAAAGGTGCTGGTGGTGGAAGGCCGCTTCCCCGCCCATACGATCGCTGAACTGCGAAAGCGCGGCCACGAAGTCGAGATCGGTGCAGACTGGTCGGAAGGCCGGCTGTGTGCGGCAAGCCGCACCGGCACCATTCTGCGCGCCGGCGCCGATCCCCGTTCCACCCAAGGCTATGCCCTGGGTCGTTGA
- a CDS encoding Lrp/AsnC family transcriptional regulator — protein MMEVGVKKAAIDKLDRQIISALARDGRISYRELARSLDISEGTVRMRIARLQDEDLVRITVVGSPLALGVGMNVMIMMRVKPGHVRETADALVKFPNVRFVGLSFGPADVCIQSLHKDIGDLHHFVSEVIPQAAPYVTSTDTFQLAEVMKSSWTWGDWFEYIDDESDEAPAAQSLPTSPADGGKTSPGRAGKD, from the coding sequence ATGATGGAGGTGGGCGTGAAAAAGGCGGCGATCGATAAACTGGACCGGCAGATCATTTCTGCACTCGCTCGGGACGGGCGCATTTCCTACCGGGAGCTGGCGCGTTCGCTCGATATCTCCGAGGGCACGGTGCGTATGCGCATCGCTCGCCTGCAGGACGAGGATCTCGTTCGCATCACCGTGGTCGGCAGCCCGCTTGCGCTTGGCGTCGGCATGAACGTCATGATCATGATGCGGGTGAAGCCCGGTCATGTCCGCGAAACTGCGGACGCGCTCGTCAAGTTTCCGAACGTGCGCTTCGTCGGTCTTTCCTTCGGACCGGCCGATGTCTGCATCCAATCCCTGCACAAGGACATCGGCGACCTGCATCATTTCGTCAGCGAAGTGATCCCGCAGGCAGCTCCCTACGTGACCAGCACCGATACGTTCCAGCTCGCCGAGGTAATGAAGAGCTCTTGGACCTGGGGCGACTGGTTTGAATACATCGATGATGAGTCGGACGAAGCGCCGGCTGCGCAATCGCTCCCGACATCACCTGCGGATGGCGGCAAGACCAGCCCAGGCCGGGCAGGCAAGGACTAG
- a CDS encoding PotD/PotF family extracellular solute-binding protein, with amino-acid sequence MRRLAAIALTLMGSAATIGALHAQEPVEITFFIWAGSNQGVVPMEVIEAYKAAHPEVTINILESNNAITYPKMVAAKRTTPDDPLVHCGFFNVDSMTKGDADGMWSTMDPALVPNMEKVLPGFRRAGDKGIGYQMSAIGILYNKDKVSEPPKSWSVMWSPESKGKVTMFDYDTRMIAMAARLNGGDEVNIDPGFKVWSEHAENFRALVDSNDGVKNLLVSGDAWYAPWFSSLATVWINEGAPLAFAVPEEGAIAFPIYLTIVNGVTEAEKKVCSDLLNTMLDPVHAGKYGQLTNSIPVVEGAEMTDEQRKNPALNIEMAEKSVVLDFGHIGRMTPEWRQRWDREVKFNMR; translated from the coding sequence ATGAGACGCTTGGCGGCTATCGCTCTCACCCTGATGGGGTCAGCAGCGACAATCGGCGCATTGCATGCGCAAGAACCCGTGGAAATCACGTTCTTCATCTGGGCCGGATCAAATCAGGGTGTAGTCCCGATGGAGGTTATCGAAGCCTATAAGGCTGCTCATCCGGAAGTCACCATCAATATCCTGGAGTCCAACAACGCGATCACCTATCCGAAAATGGTGGCGGCAAAGCGCACCACTCCGGATGATCCGCTTGTTCATTGCGGGTTCTTCAATGTGGACTCCATGACCAAGGGCGATGCCGACGGTATGTGGTCCACGATGGACCCGGCGCTCGTGCCGAACATGGAAAAGGTGCTGCCCGGCTTCCGCCGTGCCGGTGACAAAGGCATCGGCTATCAGATGTCGGCCATCGGCATCCTCTACAACAAGGACAAGGTCTCCGAGCCGCCGAAGTCGTGGTCGGTCATGTGGTCTCCCGAAAGCAAGGGCAAGGTCACGATGTTCGACTACGACACGCGCATGATCGCGATGGCGGCGCGCCTCAATGGTGGCGACGAAGTCAACATCGATCCCGGCTTCAAGGTGTGGAGCGAGCATGCGGAGAACTTCCGCGCGCTGGTCGATTCGAACGACGGCGTGAAGAACCTTCTGGTCAGCGGCGACGCCTGGTATGCGCCGTGGTTCTCTTCGCTTGCCACCGTATGGATCAACGAAGGCGCGCCGCTTGCGTTCGCCGTGCCGGAAGAGGGAGCGATCGCGTTTCCGATCTATCTGACGATCGTGAACGGTGTCACGGAAGCGGAAAAGAAGGTCTGTTCCGACCTGCTGAACACGATGCTCGACCCTGTGCACGCCGGCAAATACGGCCAGCTCACCAACTCCATCCCCGTGGTCGAGGGCGCTGAAATGACGGACGAACAGCGAAAAAATCCGGCGCTCAACATCGAGATGGCCGAAAAATCGGTCGTCCTGGATTTTGGTCACATCGGCAGGATGACACCGGAGTGGCGCCAGCGTTGGGATCGCGAAGTCAAGTTCAACATGCGCTGA
- a CDS encoding ABC transporter ATP-binding protein codes for MPSDVEFINVSKVFASYLAVDDISFTIPQGSFFSLLGPSGCGKTTTLRMTSGLEWPDAGKIRIAGHDMRSVAAYSRPTNMVFQRWALFPHMTVAQNVAFGLEVDRRPRAEIRKRVSEALALVDLLPFAERKPRQLSGGQMQRVALARALVKQPKVLLLDEPLGALDLKLRMQMQLELKRIQREVGTTFMYVTHDQGEALTMSDQIAVMNKGKIEQLDSPQAIYDRPATRFVASFIGNTNLVPVEVLEASGGTARVAIGPLQFSARTGAFSGGSVGTVSIRYERIRIGAEAANRDTRTRGMIKDTIFSGSAVLYVVELEGSGVQITIEVPHDGTSSPLHAGSAVDIGWDGGATTVFDNG; via the coding sequence ATGCCCTCCGACGTCGAATTCATCAATGTAAGCAAGGTCTTCGCGAGCTATCTCGCGGTTGACGACATCTCCTTCACGATCCCGCAGGGAAGTTTCTTCTCTCTGCTGGGTCCCTCAGGTTGCGGCAAGACGACCACCTTGCGCATGACGAGCGGCCTCGAATGGCCGGATGCGGGCAAAATCCGCATCGCTGGCCACGACATGAGGAGTGTCGCGGCCTACAGTCGGCCCACCAACATGGTCTTCCAGCGCTGGGCGCTATTTCCGCACATGACCGTGGCGCAGAACGTCGCGTTCGGTCTGGAGGTCGACCGTCGTCCGCGCGCAGAAATCCGGAAGCGTGTCTCCGAAGCGCTCGCCCTCGTCGATCTGCTCCCATTCGCCGAACGCAAGCCGCGGCAGCTCTCGGGCGGCCAGATGCAGCGTGTGGCGCTGGCCCGTGCGCTGGTGAAGCAGCCCAAGGTGCTGCTCCTCGACGAACCGCTCGGTGCCCTCGACCTGAAGCTGCGCATGCAGATGCAACTGGAACTGAAGCGGATCCAGCGCGAGGTGGGCACGACCTTCATGTACGTCACGCACGATCAGGGCGAGGCGCTCACCATGTCCGATCAGATCGCCGTGATGAACAAGGGCAAGATAGAGCAGCTCGATTCGCCACAGGCTATCTATGATCGCCCGGCCACGCGGTTCGTGGCGTCTTTTATCGGCAATACCAATCTGGTCCCGGTCGAAGTTCTGGAAGCAAGCGGCGGAACCGCGCGGGTCGCGATCGGCCCGCTGCAATTCAGCGCGCGCACCGGCGCCTTCTCCGGCGGCAGCGTGGGGACGGTTTCCATCCGCTACGAGCGGATACGCATCGGCGCAGAGGCGGCCAATCGCGACACCCGGACGCGCGGTATGATCAAGGACACGATCTTCTCTGGCTCGGCAGTCCTCTATGTCGTCGAACTGGAGGGCTCGGGCGTTCAAATCACCATAGAGGTGCCGCATGACGGCACCTCTAGCCCGCTTCATGCCGGCTCCGCCGTCGATATCGGTTGGGACGGCGGCGCGACCACGGTCTTCGACAATGGCTGA
- a CDS encoding ABC transporter permease, with protein sequence MADTVTVPAPTRSVILPAREPLGRRVVPWLLLLPVLAIMVFAFVAPLLVLFQYSFWRFEYGQLIEDFTFAAYADFLTDSYFHTIVLDTLRMALITTVSSVLVGYPLAYALWRLTRPSLQRWLALIIFSPILVSVVVRSYGWTVLLADQGPVNWFLQTVMGFPEPVRLVFNLTGVVISLTHVFLPFVVFPIYSTMTRLDPTLREAAMDLGAGWWTTFRRVTFPLTLPGLVAGAQIAFTLALGAFVTPQLLGGGRVLVLPLQVYTATTDINWPLAAVGGIALLILAMITVTISNRLLRYSEV encoded by the coding sequence ATGGCTGACACGGTGACCGTCCCCGCGCCGACACGTTCGGTGATCCTGCCAGCTCGGGAGCCCCTCGGTCGCCGCGTCGTGCCGTGGCTGCTGCTGCTTCCCGTTCTTGCAATCATGGTGTTCGCGTTCGTGGCGCCGCTGCTGGTGTTATTCCAGTACAGCTTCTGGCGCTTCGAATACGGCCAGCTCATCGAAGACTTCACCTTTGCGGCCTACGCCGATTTTCTCACCGATTCCTATTTCCACACGATCGTTCTCGATACGCTTCGCATGGCGTTGATAACGACGGTCAGCTCCGTGCTGGTAGGATACCCGCTGGCCTACGCATTGTGGCGGCTCACGCGACCGAGCCTTCAGAGATGGCTCGCCCTGATTATCTTTTCTCCAATCCTGGTCAGTGTCGTGGTGCGTTCCTATGGCTGGACGGTGCTTCTGGCCGATCAGGGTCCGGTGAACTGGTTTCTGCAAACGGTGATGGGCTTTCCCGAGCCTGTCCGGCTGGTGTTCAATCTGACGGGCGTGGTGATCAGCCTGACGCACGTCTTCCTGCCCTTTGTCGTGTTTCCGATCTACTCGACGATGACGCGGCTCGATCCGACGTTGCGGGAGGCGGCGATGGATCTCGGCGCGGGCTGGTGGACGACGTTCCGGCGGGTGACGTTTCCGCTGACTTTGCCTGGTCTGGTTGCCGGAGCGCAGATCGCATTCACGCTGGCGCTGGGGGCGTTCGTGACGCCCCAATTGCTCGGAGGCGGGCGTGTGCTCGTCCTGCCGCTGCAGGTCTACACGGCCACGACCGACATCAACTGGCCGCTCGCCGCCGTCGGCGGGATAGCACTGCTGATCCTGGCGATGATCACCGTGACGATCTCCAACCGCCTGCTGCGCTACAGCGAGGTGTGA
- a CDS encoding ABC transporter permease, which produces MPSNLPHYRYILLGAFAILGVIYVISPLAIVVLNSFSSVAYNVFPPEGYSVRWHENLAQQKAFYIAAVRSVMLALTAMSVAMVVGTMAAYSIVRYRPRWADLIKSFLLSPIVLPNIVLGVAVFMYFIRTGLYGTYFSLAITHVVVVLPFVIAVLTAALTTYDWTLQEAAVDLGAGPIRTFLKVTMPQISISMIISAVFAFVTSFDQVETTLFLVRAGDNTLPIEMFLYLQKWQDPTIAAMSTVLIVFALMIVAVLSLLMRNRSLPLSVLRQDKENSE; this is translated from the coding sequence ATGCCGTCGAATCTGCCGCACTATCGCTACATCCTGCTCGGTGCCTTCGCGATCCTGGGGGTGATCTATGTGATCTCCCCGCTGGCAATCGTGGTCCTGAATTCCTTCTCGAGCGTCGCTTACAATGTGTTTCCGCCGGAAGGCTACTCCGTGCGCTGGCATGAGAATCTGGCACAGCAAAAGGCATTCTACATTGCCGCGGTGCGCAGTGTGATGCTGGCGCTGACAGCGATGTCGGTCGCCATGGTGGTGGGAACCATGGCCGCCTATTCGATCGTGCGTTACCGACCGCGCTGGGCTGACCTCATCAAGAGCTTCCTGCTTTCCCCGATCGTGCTGCCCAACATCGTGCTGGGCGTCGCGGTGTTCATGTACTTCATCCGGACCGGGCTCTACGGCACCTATTTCAGCCTCGCGATAACACATGTCGTCGTCGTGCTGCCTTTCGTCATCGCCGTGCTGACCGCCGCGTTGACGACGTATGACTGGACACTGCAGGAGGCGGCCGTGGACCTGGGAGCGGGGCCGATCCGCACCTTCCTGAAGGTGACCATGCCGCAGATCTCGATCAGCATGATCATTTCCGCTGTGTTTGCGTTCGTGACGTCTTTCGATCAGGTCGAGACGACCTTGTTCCTTGTGAGAGCAGGCGACAACACGCTGCCGATCGAGATGTTCCTCTACCTCCAGAAGTGGCAGGACCCGACGATCGCAGCCATGTCCACCGTGCTTATCGTCTTCGCGCTGATGATTGTGGCCGTGCTCAGCCTTCTGATGCGCAACAGGAGTCTGCCGCTCTCCGTGCTGCGGCAGGACAAGGAGAATTCAGAATGA
- a CDS encoding M28 family peptidase: MKSTPSPKLIGAVSGPLMMEHMEEFAKWRKESGVPEELKSLEYVEARMKEYGFATQLILHDAYISLPGKAAVKTPFGDIRCITHSFSRSAPAGGLSAPVIDLGSGSPADFAKHDVRGKIVLVDGIANPVMSRRASLAGAAGQLHVSPHEHVHEMCISPVWGSPTHDTVANLPTTVVVTVPKDGGDRIRAQLARDASLTVTLEAEVDTRWRKTPILVCDMPSGSGGDAEPFVFFTGHHDTWYYGVMDNGGANATMIEVGRICAEHRSEWKRGLRIVFWSGHSQGRYSGSSWYAEQNWEELEARALVHVNVDSTGGKGNTVVSDTTAAAELRNLAREAIGEQGGQTFTNRRMSRAGDQSFWGIGVSSIFGNMSEQPATGEANASAAVFGGGNRLGHGTGWWWHTPDDLLDKIEEPILVRDTKIYLHTVWRLLADPVLPLDWAEHADYLIAELADLQNAVGDKFDLSLLKARAGELKERAARFNALVGGLDQQGASRANAALLAVSRALVPLDYTECDRFEQDPAIAAPPYPSLRPVREMAGVDAGTDRFKFLQVGATRARNRIAWALRTAIGEVDAALDELFSSRGA, from the coding sequence ATGAAATCGACCCCGTCTCCAAAGCTGATCGGCGCCGTCAGCGGACCCTTGATGATGGAGCACATGGAGGAGTTCGCCAAATGGCGGAAGGAATCCGGCGTTCCCGAGGAACTCAAGAGTCTGGAATATGTAGAGGCACGGATGAAGGAGTATGGGTTCGCGACGCAACTCATCCTTCATGACGCTTACATCAGCCTGCCAGGCAAGGCTGCCGTGAAGACGCCTTTCGGCGACATTCGCTGCATCACCCATTCCTTTTCACGCTCTGCGCCTGCCGGCGGATTGTCGGCGCCGGTGATCGACCTTGGTTCCGGTTCGCCGGCCGATTTCGCGAAGCATGACGTACGCGGCAAGATCGTGCTGGTCGACGGAATCGCAAATCCCGTGATGTCGCGGCGTGCTTCGCTCGCGGGTGCTGCCGGCCAGCTTCATGTCAGCCCGCACGAGCATGTCCACGAGATGTGCATCTCGCCGGTCTGGGGCAGCCCCACGCATGACACCGTCGCCAACCTGCCGACGACGGTCGTGGTGACAGTCCCCAAGGACGGCGGCGACCGCATCCGCGCGCAGCTCGCGCGCGATGCCTCGCTGACCGTCACACTCGAGGCGGAAGTCGACACGCGTTGGCGCAAGACCCCGATTCTCGTCTGTGACATGCCAAGCGGGAGTGGCGGAGATGCCGAGCCGTTCGTGTTCTTCACCGGCCACCATGACACCTGGTACTACGGTGTGATGGACAATGGCGGTGCGAACGCCACCATGATCGAGGTGGGACGCATCTGCGCCGAACATCGAAGCGAGTGGAAGCGCGGCCTGCGGATCGTCTTCTGGTCGGGCCACTCTCAGGGCCGATATTCCGGGTCGTCCTGGTATGCCGAACAGAATTGGGAGGAGTTGGAGGCGCGGGCGCTCGTCCACGTCAACGTCGATTCCACAGGCGGCAAGGGAAACACGGTCGTTTCCGACACCACGGCCGCGGCCGAACTGCGCAATCTCGCACGAGAGGCGATCGGCGAGCAGGGTGGCCAGACATTCACCAACCGCCGCATGAGCCGGGCAGGCGATCAGTCGTTCTGGGGCATCGGGGTCTCCTCGATCTTCGGCAATATGAGCGAGCAACCCGCGACGGGCGAAGCCAATGCCTCGGCGGCGGTGTTTGGCGGCGGCAATCGTCTGGGCCACGGCACGGGCTGGTGGTGGCACACGCCGGATGATCTCCTCGACAAGATTGAAGAGCCGATCCTCGTTCGCGACACGAAGATCTATCTCCATACTGTGTGGCGGCTGCTGGCCGATCCTGTCCTGCCGCTCGACTGGGCCGAGCATGCCGACTATCTGATCGCGGAACTTGCCGACCTGCAAAATGCCGTGGGCGACAAGTTCGATCTCTCGCTGCTCAAGGCGCGTGCGGGCGAGTTGAAGGAGCGTGCCGCGCGTTTCAACGCCCTGGTGGGCGGTCTGGACCAGCAAGGCGCCTCTCGCGCCAACGCGGCGCTGCTTGCCGTATCGCGGGCGCTCGTCCCGCTCGACTACACCGAGTGTGACAGGTTCGAGCAGGATCCGGCCATCGCGGCTCCCCCATACCCGTCGTTGCGCCCTGTGCGGGAGATGGCAGGCGTCGATGCTGGCACCGACCGGTTCAAGTTCCTGCAGGTCGGTGCAACGCGGGCCCGCAACCGTATCGCGTGGGCGCTGCGTACGGCGATCGGCGAGGTGGACGCTGCTCTCGATGAACTCTTCTCTTCCCGCGGAGCCTGA
- a CDS encoding SDR family NAD(P)-dependent oxidoreductase, which yields MLLENRIALVTGAAGRLGRAISEVCLREGASVMLADLNENRVKAIAAELGEGNPGKVGWVAGDQSQKEDVASWIAEAEATVGLPDILANAHGIFPNCPMLDVTVEEWDSVFNVNTRGTMLTSQAIAKRWIDKGVKGAIVNISSGAARSGRPGGAHYSGSKAAVESLTHIFAIELGQYGIRVNAVAPGLILDNVVTEESEELHPYVNLTLKGTPIGRTGSPYDIAEAVAFLASDRSGWTTGAILEVTGGTHTGRTHMPFTRQLR from the coding sequence ATGCTTCTCGAAAACAGAATCGCCCTCGTCACGGGTGCGGCAGGCCGTCTCGGCCGTGCCATCTCAGAGGTCTGCCTACGCGAGGGAGCATCCGTCATGCTCGCGGATCTCAATGAGAACCGGGTGAAGGCAATTGCCGCCGAGCTCGGTGAGGGGAACCCCGGCAAAGTGGGGTGGGTCGCGGGCGACCAGTCGCAGAAGGAGGACGTCGCGAGCTGGATCGCGGAAGCCGAAGCAACAGTTGGCCTGCCCGACATTCTCGCCAATGCACACGGCATCTTTCCGAACTGCCCGATGCTGGATGTTACCGTGGAGGAATGGGACAGCGTCTTCAACGTCAATACGCGCGGCACAATGCTGACGTCTCAGGCCATTGCGAAGCGCTGGATCGACAAGGGCGTGAAGGGCGCGATCGTCAACATTTCCTCCGGCGCTGCCCGCTCCGGTCGTCCAGGTGGCGCGCATTACAGCGGCTCAAAAGCCGCTGTGGAATCGCTGACGCACATCTTCGCCATCGAACTCGGCCAATACGGCATACGGGTCAACGCCGTGGCGCCGGGTCTCATCCTCGACAATGTCGTGACCGAGGAAAGCGAGGAATTGCATCCGTACGTCAATCTGACGCTCAAGGGAACGCCGATCGGCCGCACCGGCTCGCCCTATGACATTGCCGAGGCGGTCGCATTCCTGGCATCCGATCGCTCGGGCTGGACCACCGGGGCGATCCTGGAAGTCACCGGCGGCACGCATACCGGGCGCACGCATATGCCTTTCACGAGGCAGCTGCGCTGA
- a CDS encoding ketopantoate reductase family protein, which produces MKADPILVVGAGAIGAIVGVHLIEAGHTVHFVDSNAEHVAAVRRKGMRLSGTSTRMVQARIMTPDEIEGRYPIVLLAVKARHTLDALPAVASALEDDGCVVSLQNGLEEYKIAKAVGASRTIGAYLTFGGFYVQPGEVRYGGAGSFKIGEIDGAITPRIRKLAEILSCLQFVGVTDNIFGYLWTKMALGAVYFGTAVVDEGVMQIYDRDDARAVLEELCAEVVAVAEARGVRIEDSDGFDPKAFQHGSDNAVEKSASWDAQRAYWTSHDNTHTGVWRDLAIHKRPTEVDYQIKPVIELAREKGIPVPHLERLYAVVKSIEKGERTQSFDALLSIRIRSEGS; this is translated from the coding sequence ATGAAGGCCGATCCGATCCTGGTTGTTGGCGCCGGCGCCATCGGCGCCATCGTCGGCGTGCATCTGATCGAAGCGGGCCACACCGTGCATTTCGTGGATTCCAATGCCGAGCACGTGGCCGCGGTTCGAAGGAAGGGCATGCGCCTGTCCGGGACGTCCACCAGGATGGTACAGGCAAGGATCATGACGCCTGACGAGATCGAAGGCCGCTACCCAATCGTTCTGCTGGCTGTGAAGGCAAGGCATACACTCGACGCCCTGCCGGCGGTTGCGTCCGCGCTCGAAGACGACGGCTGCGTCGTATCGCTTCAGAACGGCCTCGAAGAGTACAAGATCGCCAAGGCGGTGGGGGCCTCGCGCACGATCGGCGCCTACCTGACGTTCGGGGGCTTCTATGTCCAGCCGGGTGAAGTCAGGTACGGTGGCGCCGGAAGCTTCAAGATCGGCGAGATCGACGGAGCCATCACGCCGCGCATCCGCAAGCTGGCGGAGATTCTTTCCTGTCTACAGTTCGTCGGCGTCACGGACAACATCTTCGGCTATCTCTGGACCAAGATGGCGCTGGGCGCCGTCTATTTCGGCACCGCCGTCGTCGATGAAGGCGTCATGCAGATCTATGATCGCGACGACGCGCGCGCGGTTCTGGAAGAACTCTGTGCGGAGGTCGTCGCGGTGGCCGAGGCGCGCGGTGTCCGCATCGAGGACAGTGACGGCTTCGACCCCAAGGCCTTCCAACACGGGAGTGACAACGCTGTGGAGAAGTCCGCGTCATGGGACGCCCAGCGCGCCTATTGGACTTCGCACGACAACACCCACACCGGCGTCTGGCGCGATCTGGCAATACACAAGCGGCCGACCGAAGTGGACTACCAGATCAAGCCCGTTATCGAACTGGCGAGGGAGAAAGGGATCCCCGTTCCTCATCTGGAGCGGTTGTATGCCGTGGTGAAGTCGATCGAAAAGGGCGAGCGCACTCAGTCGTTCGATGCACTGCTTTCTATTCGCATTCGCTCCGAAGGATCGTAA
- a CDS encoding DUF480 domain-containing protein, with amino-acid sequence MDTPSLVLLNAIEARVLGSLIEKKELTPDVYPLSLNAAQAAANQKTAREPVMALEPSDIHRAFASLQQKGLVRQVSGSRVERYEEQLSRRFSLTRGQTSLLGLMLLRGPQTVHELLARSERMASYGSVDDLVGDLDLLIGRRPPLVQLVERGPGQREDRFAHLLCGPVEAPARVYRQPSSSPPRPNSKPASQHLRRRLRT; translated from the coding sequence ATGGATACGCCTTCTCTCGTCCTCCTCAACGCCATCGAAGCCCGTGTTCTCGGCTCCCTCATCGAGAAGAAGGAGCTGACGCCGGACGTCTACCCGCTCAGCCTCAACGCCGCGCAGGCGGCCGCCAACCAGAAGACGGCGCGTGAGCCGGTGATGGCGCTGGAGCCGTCGGACATCCACCGCGCCTTTGCCTCGCTGCAGCAGAAAGGCCTCGTGCGCCAGGTCTCCGGTTCGCGCGTCGAGCGCTATGAGGAGCAGCTGTCGCGTCGCTTCTCGCTCACCCGCGGCCAAACCTCGCTCCTCGGGCTGATGCTGCTGCGCGGGCCGCAGACGGTGCACGAGTTGCTCGCCCGCAGCGAGCGCATGGCGAGCTACGGGTCGGTGGACGACCTCGTCGGCGATCTCGACCTGCTCATCGGCCGCCGCCCGCCGCTGGTTCAGCTGGTCGAGCGCGGCCCCGGCCAGCGCGAGGACCGCTTCGCGCACCTGCTGTGCGGCCCGGTGGAGGCGCCGGCGCGCGTGTACCGGCAGCCCAGTTCCAGCCCGCCTCGTCCGAACTCGAAGCCCGCGTCGCAGCACTTGAGGAGGAGGTTGCGGACCTGA